The genomic interval TGATCGCCCGAGGTTGTTCATTAAATTCATTCACGTCACCGACTTCCACGAACTGGCTTCCTTCTCCCTTTTTCAGCATGGGATCGATGGCAAAGCGCACCATCGGGAACAACACGCCTGAGGCAAGAAAACCGGCTGTGCCCGCCAACGTGTATGTAAGAAACTGACGGCGGGACACACCGGATTTCTGCCGTCCCTGATCTTTGCTCACGACTCGTCCGACCTCCCTCTATGCGGGTTAAACGTCCACCGGACCGGAACCATCTAGCTTACTAGGACATATCCATGATAGCCAACCGTCTCAATGAATGTCAAGAATTCGGAGTCTTCCGTATCGATTGATGACCGAATCGTTAAAAAGGTGTAACGTTTTCCGTCGCCTTCTTTTTATACTGTATCCCTGATTCCTTCTCTTCATTCAGATCATCCCGTTTGCCATAGTCTGATGATGCGTGCCTGCAATCGTTCCGCTTCCGTTTGGATGTCCTGATCCGACACCAACCGGTATACGGTTACCCCGGCCACCAACAGCTTGATGGAATCAGGACTTTGAAACTCTCCCCACTCTTCGGCGAGATCCTCCGGTACGAGCAGGATGAGATGGTGAAACAGGGAACCTCCCAACTGTGACAGAACACTCTCAACATAGGGTCGGAATACTTTCGGACTGGCGCCGCTGTATGGAATCGGCGGCAACAGCAACACCCGCCCCGTCAAGGTCTTCTCCAAGAGATCCGCCACCGCACCGATTCCCGCTGCCTCTTCCAGCTTCGGCTGTTTCTCCTCAAACCGCAACCGGAAGACCGGCAGGAGCAGCGTGTCCAAAAAAGGAGCATACCGCCCCCATTCGGTCGTATCCAACTGACTCCACTTCATTGATTTCCCTCCAACAAAAAAATCGCCCGGCTTACGCCGAGCATTATATCGAACTTAACGATTGAATTCCAGCAGGTTCTTCCATTCTTCTGTCAGCTGTAAAAACGCCGCTTTATTTCCTTCGGCCAGCGCCTGGTCAATTTGACGATAAAGATGTTTTTTTTGAAATTCCTGTACCGCTTTATCGAGGATCATCTCCGCCATCAGACTCAACAGGGGTTCTTGCAACAAGTCTGGTTTTTCCATGGGATTTCCCTCCAATACAGCGGCATATTCAGGACAGGTCGCCCTGTCTTTGAAGCTCAGGCCAATGTAGATTTCTTCATCGGGACAGGAACGGATATCATAAAACGCCGTTTCGACGTCGGTATACACTTTCCGGTTCTTTTGGAAACGAAACGCGGGCATTTGGGAACATTTCGTGGAGATCAACAAAGTCTTGGGCAAACCGCGTAAGTTGTCGACAAAATGAACCCGTTGGAGCAATCGCTCTTCCGAGGAAAGATAGCAAAGCAACCAGGAGGCCTCCCGTTTTTGGAGCTCATAGTGGGTCAAAAACCACTCGATGAACTCCTTTTTCTCGGACGTCGTCACGCAGTCGCTCATCGTTCATCCCCCCATCCCGCGATTGAAAATTGAGATATCTTGTTATTTTATTTATTCCATGGGAAGCGGTAAGTTTCCTTCCGGCAAGCGAAAATTACCGAGTTGGAAAAGGACGGAAAAAATCCTCCTCCATCTCCTTTTCACCCAATCCGGAACCTTGTTGCAAAAAGCGACGTCCCAACGGTGTCATCCGAACCAGCCAACCGCCACCGGAGGCTTCGCCCAAGCACACCATTCCCAGATGAAGCATCATTTTCAACAGACGGTGAAATAATTGTTCTCTCGTCTCATAGTAGTAATCCTGTACCCACCCTTCCAGAGCGACAAGCAGATCGGACGATGACATCCAACGGTCGCCGGCCAGTAAATCGACCCACCGGATCAACACCGGCAAACAGGGTAACGCGTGTCGATACAGACGAATCCAGAAGTGGATCATCTCCCGGGTTTCATCCGGTCCTTCAGTAATGATTTTCCCCGCACCCGCTTCCGTTAAACGGAGATAACCGTCCATTTCTTCGGCGATATATCCCTGATAATACGCATAATCGTAAATCAGCGAAAAACGGTCCGGATATTGATGATAGCGGCGTCCGAAACCGAACCGGTAACCTTTTTTCATAATCAGCTCTTCGCGAACCGCAAATTGCGCCAGCAACCGGCGTTGTTGTTGCCGGTAGATGGCGCCTTCAGACGTCAATTGAACGATATGTTGGGAGACAAAGGACAAAAACCGTTTCAAATCCTGTTGAATCAATCCTTGTTCATCCCGGTAGACCGTCGGTTCCGGTTGATCCCCGGATAGCGACTGCCTTTTGAGTTCCGCCATCACACGCATCACGCGCTGACGAAAATCGAGAGGCACCCGATACAAATGGCGGGAATCGGAGGTAAATCCGGGAAACAGCCAACCGGACCGCAACCCTTTGCTCACCAGTTCACGTGGCTTCCCCTCGTTTTTTCCCCATGCCATCCGCTCTTTGCTGAGCAGATCTTCCATGCTGTACACTTCCCGGGAATCAAGGCAGAGCAGTTGCAAAAAACGCCGCTCCTCCTCTTCCAGCCCGTACACCAGCGCGCTCAAAACGGAAGGACGCCCCAAGTGGCGAAGCAACGAACAGATCATATGATGTTTGGAATGAGCGTCGCCTTCCACCCCATAATGCTCCTGCATACGCCGTAATTGTTCGATGTCCGCGTAAGTCAGCAAATCCGCCAGGTTCACCGCGACCCCTCCATCCCAACTATTTCCTATTCCTTATCATCGACGAAATCGGCGAAACTTACACCTCCGATTCTGGTGATGTCGATGTCTCGTCACGCATGGTAAGCGTGGGGATATAAAGGAGGATGGTTTGTGGAGCAAACTTGTTTATGAATTTGCAAGTAAAAAATCGCACATTTCTTCGTGCGACCGGACCGTGCATTATTGGCACGGAGTGATGTTTCAGCTTTCTGGGATTTACAGAAACGAAGCACACGCCGACCATGGGATATTTGAATCATGGAATGTGCTTTGCCCGTTACCCCTTCACGGGGATAGTCAGAGCGTACACGAAAGGTTGGTATATTCATCGAACTGTGCGCATCCTGCCGGCAGTAGGATTTTGTACGTCATGACAGGAGGTGCTGGTGGCGAAGACTCCCACCGGGTGAAACCATGAGCGTGATCAGGAGGAAACGGCATACTGGTAATAGGTGCGCCGCCCATGCGGATAATGCAGCATTGCTGCACCGTATGGGACACACCCCCGAATCCGGGCCTTGTCCAAAGCGGAAACGGACTTAGGACGACAACAACCCAAGAATCCCACGTCTTCAGACGTGTGGCGTGTCAATTTTCTGCTACATGCGCTTTGAGGGACGGTTTTCCTTCTTCGTCGGGAGAGCGTGGATGGCAATCGGGTACCTCACACGGCGTTGTGCTTCCTCTTCCGTGTCACGCACTCGCAACAGCCGCCCGATCATCAACAAACCTGTACACACCATCCACATTGTCAAGGAGGAGGGACGGATACCCGGCAGGAACAAATGTACACCGTCTCCCAACAAACCGGTCCAGCTTTCGCGGATGGTGGCGGTCCAAGGAAAAACGGGAACAAAAAAGACTGCATGCAACAACGTTCCCATTCCCCATACCGAAGCCAACGACAAGCCGTAAACCTGGTTGGAAACGGAACCCAGTCCCACATACACCATCGCAGTCATCACGGCAACGGCAATATGCGTACCGATCAACATATTGGAGGCTGCATCGCCCGAACCGAACCACTGCCATATGAGAAAAGGAAACACCCATTTTTTCAACAACAGCAGCATGCCGATGACAAAGACCGCTTCCATCAACCACATATGCGGTTTCTCTTTCATCCGACTCCCTCCCCTGCCACAGATGTATGAAAAATGGGACAAAAAAAGAACCGCCTCGCGGCGGCAGGCACAGAACGTGCACCAATGGATAGGAGTGGAGAGAAACCATACTGTACTTTCATTATAGTCATACGATACAGGCAGGTCAACAGGTAATTCCCAATTTTCTGTTTTATGAAAAAGAAGATCCATCCTACAGAACTGCGAGCAACAGAGCGGTTCGGGGAGAGAAAATGAACTCACTGGGGAGACGGGGATGCGCCCCCAACCTGCTGGCCGATGAATGGTCGACCGATGCCGTCATCCGAACGGCCATCGACTGGGTTCACCGTTGTTGCGGTGTTATGTTTTTGAGCGGACAGATTCCCGGGATTTATTACCTGTTTACGTCGTTGATCGTGGTATGGGTGTCTCTTTTCATCTGGCGCGTCCGAACCATGGTTCGCTAAACCCGACGCTTTTTGGACACACTCCTCCCCTTGAAAGTGAATCATCCGGTCCATCCGGTGTTGCTTCGTTTCCAACAAACCTATGGCGTTCCGGTCGGGGAAGAGAAGGGTGACCTTTTTCCCGCGAGCGACCTTTGCGCCGGCGAAACCGTAATGCTAAGGAAAAAGGTACACCCGAATCTGCCTAGTCTCCGGATCAATCCCAAACTTTGCCCGTCACGCTCCCAATTGTTCCAGCAGCTCGGCGAAACCGGGGAAAGACACATCGATGGCGGCCGCATTTTGAACGGTCACTTCGCCCGATGCTGCCAGACCGGCAATCGCCATCGCCATCCCGATGCGGTGATCGCCGTGGCTGTCGCAGACGCCGCCTTTCAATCGGGTCGGACCGTGGATGATCAGGCCATCTTCCGTCTCCTCCACTTGGGCGCCCAATTTGCGCAACTCCGTCGCCGTGGTGGCGATGCGGTTCGTTTCCTTCACCTTCAGCTCGGCTGCATCCTTGATGACCGTCGTCCCTTCCGCCTGGGTCGCCACTACAGCCAACACCGGGATTTCGTCAATCAAGCGCGGGATGAGATCGCCTCCCACTTCCACGGCACTGAGACCATCCGCCGACACCGTCACATCGCCGACGGGTTCACCG from Polycladomyces zharkentensis carries:
- a CDS encoding DUF2487 family protein; translated protein: MKWSQLDTTEWGRYAPFLDTLLLPVFRLRFEEKQPKLEEAAGIGAVADLLEKTLTGRVLLLPPIPYSGASPKVFRPYVESVLSQLGGSLFHHLILLVPEDLAEEWGEFQSPDSIKLLVAGVTVYRLVSDQDIQTEAERLQARIIRLWQTG
- a CDS encoding ReoY family proteolytic degradation factor — translated: MSDCVTTSEKKEFIEWFLTHYELQKREASWLLCYLSSEERLLQRVHFVDNLRGLPKTLLISTKCSQMPAFRFQKNRKVYTDVETAFYDIRSCPDEEIYIGLSFKDRATCPEYAAVLEGNPMEKPDLLQEPLLSLMAEMILDKAVQEFQKKHLYRQIDQALAEGNKAAFLQLTEEWKNLLEFNR